A part of Candidatus Bathyarchaeota archaeon genomic DNA contains:
- a CDS encoding recombinase family protein encodes MTIDKFYQANPFGKEFWVEEFGGNGPRVAAYLRVSTSKQAKEGLSLEVQKERLEAIKEKHKPSKIYWFIDPGVSGEDFDNRKIKEIMELREKKEIDELWVTHVDRIGRECEDSLFFFLRFCKDGGLIRTPDRTYGTKDLADIMLFVMESYVAESENKRRAERANASKIQNFKKKKWNKPIPLGYRRSGDGWIEKIPGYGPIIQDIFDLFIKYKSYSRVAKEITNKYNAVLNRPLSRDVIKRVLSDPVYVGHPSFLGETVIDGSLRYIDDATFEKCRSFMHDNSSNINGSVQQKSSTLAQLTQVYDVSLLDFIDEVAELHHRRCGGILTRNGSRFENSTLQQVYKCNKCNAQFRIPTKRMLEKLSEQNRIQSTNLIPQTQQSSKQRTEQQPKRSVQTSLFDYSASPTWG; translated from the coding sequence TTGACGATCGATAAGTTTTATCAGGCAAATCCATTTGGTAAGGAGTTTTGGGTTGAGGAGTTTGGCGGCAATGGGCCTCGTGTAGCCGCGTACCTGAGAGTTAGCACGAGTAAACAGGCTAAAGAGGGGTTAAGTCTCGAGGTTCAAAAAGAGAGGCTTGAAGCTATTAAGGAGAAGCATAAGCCATCCAAAATCTACTGGTTTATTGATCCCGGTGTGAGCGGAGAGGACTTTGACAACAGGAAAATTAAGGAAATAATGGAACTGCGGGAGAAGAAGGAAATTGATGAGCTCTGGGTTACACATGTAGACAGAATAGGAAGAGAGTGCGAAGATTCGCTATTCTTCTTCCTTAGATTCTGCAAGGATGGTGGCTTGATCCGCACGCCGGACAGAACCTATGGCACCAAGGATCTAGCCGACATAATGCTTTTCGTCATGGAAAGCTATGTGGCAGAGAGTGAAAACAAACGCAGGGCTGAGCGTGCTAATGCTAGCAAGATCCAGAATTTCAAAAAAAAGAAATGGAATAAACCCATTCCGCTAGGCTATCGCAGAAGTGGCGATGGCTGGATAGAGAAAATTCCAGGATATGGCCCAATAATTCAAGACATTTTTGATCTCTTCATTAAGTATAAGTCGTATAGCAGGGTAGCAAAGGAAATCACCAATAAATATAATGCGGTGCTAAATAGGCCCCTAAGTAGGGATGTGATTAAGCGAGTGCTCTCTGATCCAGTATACGTCGGTCACCCCTCATTTTTAGGTGAAACTGTAATTGACGGGTCCTTACGCTATATTGATGATGCAACATTTGAAAAATGTAGGTCTTTTATGCACGATAACAGTAGCAATATAAATGGCTCGGTACAGCAGAAAAGCAGTACATTAGCACAACTAACACAAGTATATGATGTCTCGCTTTTAGATTTCATAGATGAAGTTGCAGAGCTTCATCATAGGAGATGCGGTGGCATTCTGACTAGAAATGGTTCTAGATTTGAGAATTCAACCCTGCAGCAAGTCTATAAATGTAATAAGTGCAATGCTCAATTTAGGATACCGACAAAACGAATGCTGGAAAAACTCAGCGAGCAAAACAGGATCCAGTCAACAAATCTTATTCCACAAACCCAGCAATCATCAAAGCAACGGACGGAACAACAACCCAAAAGAAGCGTTCAAACCTCTCTATTTGATTATAGTGCCTCCCCCACCTGGGGGTAA
- a CDS encoding NTP transferase domain-containing protein, with product MGEGERLSVSALVLAAGEGSRLRDCAESKPLLQVAGVPLIGRVLRGLKEAGVQKVWIAIGYKGDLVRQKIGDNYAGLEIYYIVVENWKKGNLYSLLAAEEVFKHNFLLCMSDHVFDPEIPKKLVRSKIDSAVVLAVEKVPEDHTKVLEKDGLIFDIGKKFNQSNVAIDTGLFLCSPKIFEYARQAASKGMSELSDCIRIAAQNGDAQVVDVTGHWWVDVDTKDDFHRAKRLIVENSQKRRGASDFVAHYFNRPIENAILYYVSEWGFITPNRLTILTNILAWFVTYLFLSGHLGLGSLLTFVVGIIDGLDGKLARIRGCSTKLGLMEHPFDMLYEFSWLIALALFLSQSEGLLPLIYASISIMFIAFYRFCYDQFSRATGISLDVYGKFERAFRRIAGRRNIYNIYILLGVLLGVPLHSLLAIMVHSALTAVVYAYRASVHLHALDKRTTL from the coding sequence TTGGGAGAAGGGGAGCGACTTTCAGTTTCAGCTTTGGTCTTAGCTGCGGGAGAGGGAAGTAGGCTTAGAGATTGCGCAGAGTCGAAGCCCCTTCTTCAAGTTGCAGGGGTACCTTTGATTGGTAGGGTTCTTCGAGGCCTTAAGGAAGCTGGAGTACAGAAAGTATGGATAGCTATTGGTTATAAAGGAGATCTGGTTCGTCAGAAAATCGGCGACAATTATGCAGGACTTGAAATTTATTATATAGTAGTTGAAAACTGGAAAAAGGGCAACCTTTACTCCTTACTGGCCGCAGAAGAAGTTTTTAAACATAATTTCTTGCTCTGCATGAGCGATCATGTTTTCGATCCAGAAATTCCTAAAAAACTTGTTAGAAGCAAAATTGACAGTGCTGTTGTTTTGGCTGTTGAGAAAGTGCCAGAGGACCACACAAAAGTTCTTGAAAAAGATGGCTTAATCTTCGACATAGGTAAAAAATTTAACCAATCAAACGTTGCAATCGATACTGGGCTTTTCCTCTGTTCCCCAAAAATTTTTGAATATGCAAGACAGGCTGCCAGCAAAGGGATGTCAGAGCTTTCAGACTGCATTAGAATCGCCGCACAGAACGGAGACGCACAAGTTGTTGATGTAACCGGGCACTGGTGGGTGGATGTGGACACAAAAGATGATTTTCATCGCGCGAAAAGGTTAATCGTCGAGAACTCGCAGAAAAGGCGTGGAGCTTCGGATTTTGTGGCTCATTACTTTAACCGACCCATAGAAAACGCCATTCTCTATTACGTTTCGGAGTGGGGGTTCATAACCCCAAATAGACTAACCATACTCACAAACATTCTTGCATGGTTTGTTACATACCTATTTTTGTCTGGCCATTTGGGTTTAGGATCCCTCTTAACATTTGTAGTTGGTATTATCGACGGCTTAGATGGAAAGTTAGCGCGAATACGTGGATGCTCAACAAAACTTGGGCTTATGGAGCATCCATTTGACATGTTATACGAATTTTCATGGTTGATAGCCCTTGCATTGTTCTTAAGCCAAAGTGAGGGCCTGCTTCCCCTAATATATGCTTCCATATCCATCATGTTTATTGCATTCTACAGATTTTGCTATGACCAATTCAGCAGAGCAACCGGCATAAGCTTAGACGTTTATGGAAAGTTCGAACGCGCCTTCAGGAGAATCGCGGGCAGAAGGAACATCTACAACATCTACATCCTTTTAGGCGTCCTCTTAGGAGTGCCACTCCATTCGCTGTTAGCAATAATGGTGCACTCAGCCCTAACCGCTGTAGTATACGCTTATAGGGCTTCTGTGCATTTACATGCTTTAGATAAGAGAACAACTTTATAG
- a CDS encoding RtcB family protein, with amino-acid sequence MGEEGEGRPPSEKVPLEKIDDYTWRIPKYKPGMKVPGIIFANKELLEKMQTDRTLEQCANVAHLPGIYKYSITLPDGHEGYGFPIGGVAATDYEEGVISPGGVGYDINCGVRLLITNLSEQDIRPKLAQLANAIFENVPCGLGSRRKDFKVTIHDLDRLAMEGVQWAIDQGLGWDEDAEHCEERGCMKNANPDKVSTNAKNRGLPQIGTLGSGNHFLEIQKVDKIYDPRTAKAFGIEHEGQVTVMIHCGSRGFGHQICSDYLRVMERAVHKYKIVLPDRELACAPGTSNEAEDYYEAMACAVNYAFVNRQAIMHWVRQSFQQVFKEDPEKFGLKLLYDVAHNIAKIEIHKVNGEQKKVWVHRKGATRAFPPGHPEIPADYRSVGQPVIIPGSMGTSSWLLVGTPKAMEISFGSTAHGAGRMLSRAAAKRRFFGGDVKRSLEQRGIAVRAASAVVLAEEADPAYKNVDIVADVSHKVGIATKVARLVPLAVVKG; translated from the coding sequence ATGGGTGAAGAAGGAGAAGGTCGACCACCGTCTGAAAAAGTTCCTCTCGAAAAAATTGACGACTACACTTGGCGCATTCCAAAATATAAGCCTGGAATGAAAGTCCCGGGGATTATTTTTGCTAACAAGGAATTATTAGAGAAAATGCAGACAGATAGAACCCTTGAACAGTGCGCTAATGTCGCCCATTTACCCGGAATATACAAGTACTCCATAACGTTGCCCGACGGTCATGAGGGGTACGGTTTTCCAATTGGCGGCGTAGCTGCGACAGACTATGAGGAAGGCGTCATAAGTCCGGGTGGTGTAGGCTACGACATTAACTGTGGTGTCCGTCTCTTGATAACAAACCTTTCAGAACAGGACATCAGGCCAAAGCTTGCTCAGTTGGCAAACGCCATTTTCGAAAATGTTCCATGTGGTTTAGGAAGCCGACGTAAAGACTTCAAAGTGACAATCCATGATTTGGACAGGCTTGCTATGGAAGGTGTTCAATGGGCCATAGACCAAGGACTCGGATGGGACGAGGATGCTGAACACTGTGAAGAGAGGGGGTGCATGAAGAATGCTAATCCAGACAAGGTTTCAACAAACGCTAAAAACCGTGGACTGCCACAAATAGGCACTTTGGGCTCTGGAAATCATTTCCTTGAAATCCAAAAAGTTGACAAAATCTACGACCCAAGAACCGCCAAAGCCTTTGGAATAGAACATGAAGGCCAAGTGACTGTAATGATTCACTGTGGTTCAAGGGGTTTCGGCCACCAAATCTGCTCGGATTATTTGAGGGTTATGGAACGCGCCGTCCACAAATACAAAATTGTCCTTCCCGACCGGGAGTTGGCATGCGCCCCTGGAACCAGCAATGAGGCTGAAGACTATTATGAGGCCATGGCTTGCGCCGTAAACTACGCCTTTGTGAACCGTCAAGCCATAATGCACTGGGTTAGGCAAAGTTTTCAGCAAGTTTTCAAAGAAGATCCGGAAAAGTTTGGCTTAAAACTGTTGTATGACGTTGCTCACAATATTGCCAAAATCGAAATTCACAAGGTTAACGGTGAACAAAAGAAGGTTTGGGTTCACCGGAAAGGTGCCACAAGAGCTTTTCCACCTGGGCATCCAGAAATTCCAGCGGACTATAGAAGCGTGGGTCAGCCCGTAATAATCCCGGGAAGTATGGGAACAAGCTCGTGGCTTTTAGTGGGTACCCCAAAGGCTATGGAGATAAGCTTTGGCTCTACAGCTCATGGCGCTGGAAGAATGTTGAGTCGCGCTGCAGCTAAACGAAGGTTCTTCGGTGGAGACGTTAAACGAAGCCTAGAACAGAGGGGTATAGCCGTTCGGGCGGCAAGCGCCGTGGTATTAGCGGAAGAAGCGGATCCAGCATACAAAAACGTGGACATCGTTGCGGACGTAAGCCATAAAGTTGGAATAGCCACAAAAGTTGCCAGACTCGTTCCGCTGGCGGTGGTTAAGGGCTAA
- a CDS encoding MBL fold metallo-hydrolase, translating into MTVVKVDKHICMVDVEVAGVRNFVASYILRGEKTAIVETGPISSVHNLLHSLEELNIKADEVSYVAVSHIHIDHAGGVGPVLRRFPKAKLVVHERGVPHLINPEKLWQQTRFVLGLVAEAYGKPEPVPPDRIMEAQDGMVLDVGGGVALKVLETVGHAPHHLSYYEPLSNSIFTGDAAGMYLNDIDIVVPTTPAPFRLDMALASLEKMADLNPSTLYYTHFGKAGNALEKLQAYAKQLRLWASIAKEALERGQSLDMIRQKIIERDETVKKALEYAKVHRVFSETAFAVSVSGIFEYVKNFGISL; encoded by the coding sequence ATGACCGTGGTAAAGGTTGATAAGCATATCTGTATGGTTGATGTTGAAGTTGCTGGTGTGCGGAATTTTGTTGCCAGCTACATTTTGAGAGGTGAAAAGACGGCAATTGTTGAGACCGGCCCAATATCCTCAGTTCATAACCTCCTTCACTCTTTGGAGGAGTTAAACATCAAGGCCGATGAAGTATCATATGTTGCTGTCTCCCACATACATATAGATCACGCTGGAGGAGTTGGACCTGTGCTTAGACGTTTTCCAAAAGCAAAACTGGTGGTGCACGAACGCGGGGTACCTCACCTTATAAATCCTGAAAAGCTTTGGCAACAAACACGATTTGTTCTTGGACTTGTAGCTGAAGCTTATGGTAAACCCGAACCAGTTCCCCCCGACAGAATAATGGAGGCGCAAGATGGCATGGTGCTAGACGTTGGAGGCGGTGTCGCCCTTAAAGTTCTGGAAACTGTTGGGCATGCCCCGCACCATTTAAGCTATTATGAGCCTTTAAGCAACAGTATTTTCACCGGCGACGCTGCCGGAATGTATCTAAACGATATTGACATCGTTGTTCCAACAACCCCAGCGCCTTTCCGTTTGGACATGGCGCTGGCTTCTCTGGAGAAAATGGCGGACTTGAATCCCTCAACCCTGTATTACACGCACTTTGGCAAAGCAGGAAACGCCTTGGAAAAACTTCAAGCTTATGCTAAACAGCTTAGGCTTTGGGCTAGTATTGCAAAAGAAGCTTTGGAAAGAGGTCAGAGCCTAGACATGATACGCCAAAAAATTATTGAACGTGATGAAACTGTCAAAAAAGCCCTTGAATATGCGAAAGTACATAGGGTTTTTAGTGAAACCGCTTTTGCTGTAAGTGTGTCTGGAATTTTTGAGTACGTTAAAAACTTTGGAATATCCCTATAA
- a CDS encoding transcription initiation factor IIB family protein, with amino-acid sequence MQTQVVVKEQVDKYKCPYCGASAIQFIEKHPVCADCGLVIDQAGQVENDQPRRGRMRKRGEQHILPDCMDIKAFIDFLGFSDSVEENMARTIASIINVAGKLDLGDDVVETAIDIYEDVAKKCTFKGKNIKVLSAAIVYAASKRTGKACGLREIARTTRIKSNRIFKCYRFILDKLGYNAKYPSIEGYVARICDRLALNASVTDIAKKIAVTAKDCVQVKAAPSSLAAASIYISSTIIGNRITQREIANVAGITDATVRSTYKDIIKKLQVVLMI; translated from the coding sequence ATGCAGACGCAAGTCGTGGTGAAAGAGCAGGTAGACAAGTATAAGTGCCCGTACTGTGGGGCCAGCGCCATACAGTTTATTGAGAAGCACCCCGTTTGCGCTGATTGCGGTCTCGTAATAGACCAAGCAGGCCAGGTAGAAAATGATCAGCCTAGAAGAGGCAGGATGAGGAAGAGGGGCGAGCAGCACATTCTGCCAGACTGCATGGACATAAAGGCCTTCATCGATTTTCTCGGGTTTTCGGATTCTGTGGAAGAAAACATGGCACGGACTATAGCGTCAATAATTAATGTGGCGGGAAAGCTGGACTTAGGCGATGATGTTGTAGAGACTGCCATAGATATCTATGAGGACGTTGCTAAGAAGTGTACGTTTAAGGGTAAGAACATTAAGGTTCTGAGTGCGGCGATAGTGTATGCGGCCAGTAAGAGGACTGGAAAGGCGTGCGGATTACGCGAAATAGCCAGAACCACTAGGATTAAATCAAATAGGATCTTCAAGTGCTACAGGTTCATCCTAGATAAACTTGGATATAATGCAAAGTACCCGTCAATCGAGGGGTATGTTGCACGCATCTGCGATAGGTTAGCACTAAATGCAAGCGTAACAGATATAGCAAAGAAGATAGCTGTGACCGCAAAAGATTGTGTGCAAGTGAAAGCTGCTCCCTCAAGCTTAGCTGCAGCGTCTATTTACATATCTTCGACAATAATCGGTAATAGGATAACCCAAAGGGAAATAGCAAACGTTGCAGGAATAACGGATGCAACCGTTAGATCCACATATAAGGATATTATCAAAAAACTGCAGGTTGTCTTAATGATATAG
- a CDS encoding nucleoside monophosphate kinase, translating to MVNLIIFGAPGSGKGTYASRLRERLKVEVIATGDLFRDMIKANTPIGRKVREYVEKGLLVPDDITLEVLKQNLSKIPKDKGFILDGYPRTVWQAEALDKIAKIDAIIHLIVPEWIIVERLSSRRICQNCGAIYNLLFLKPKKDMICDKCGGPLYQRSDDTPEVIKKRIEVYEKQTQPLLDYYKGRGVPFVEAKCEKLETPPEAVVEEILKGLKRLNLA from the coding sequence ATGGTTAACCTCATAATCTTTGGTGCGCCGGGATCTGGGAAGGGGACATATGCTTCAAGGCTTAGAGAGAGGCTTAAAGTTGAAGTTATTGCTACAGGAGACCTTTTTAGAGACATGATAAAAGCAAACACGCCTATTGGTAGAAAAGTCAGAGAGTATGTGGAAAAAGGTTTGCTCGTTCCAGATGACATAACCCTAGAGGTTTTAAAACAAAACCTATCCAAAATCCCCAAGGACAAGGGTTTCATCCTTGACGGTTACCCCAGAACAGTCTGGCAGGCCGAAGCTCTAGACAAAATCGCCAAGATAGACGCGATAATACATCTTATCGTGCCAGAATGGATAATTGTTGAGCGCTTATCTTCGAGGCGCATATGCCAAAACTGCGGTGCGATATACAACCTCTTATTCCTAAAACCGAAAAAGGACATGATATGCGACAAGTGCGGTGGCCCTTTATATCAACGTTCAGACGACACTCCGGAAGTTATTAAAAAACGCATAGAAGTCTACGAGAAACAAACACAGCCGCTCCTAGATTATTATAAAGGTAGAGGCGTGCCGTTTGTGGAAGCTAAATGCGAAAAGCTTGAAACTCCACCAGAAGCTGTCGTTGAAGAAATATTGAAGGGTTTGAAGAGGCTGAACCTTGCTTAA
- a CDS encoding recombinase family protein, whose translation MNKEDARRPLFAAIYARTSSANQKCNYSIEGQVAQCWDYCRRRNWIVRYVFIDECQSGGTVERPKFQLMLEKAEKGEIDVIVFWKLDRFCRSLVDLVNIERMLRSWGVGLCSVTEFIDTTTPVGRFNFRNIASVAELERELIGERARLGLHALARELKWPNPHPPLGYDKAEDGRLVVNAEEAELVRRIFKMYLEEESMAQVAYRLNAEGVKTKRGGEWTARTVRDILTNGLYVGNYRVAGINQHVAEYAIIDKDLFDRAQHVRLRFRRGEGKRPPMPPDRKAAKVERFIQKVRETLRKVGVLGLGGD comes from the coding sequence ATGAACAAAGAGGATGCAAGAAGACCTCTGTTTGCAGCAATATATGCGAGGACATCATCCGCGAATCAGAAGTGCAACTATAGCATTGAGGGACAGGTTGCCCAGTGCTGGGATTACTGCCGTCGGAGGAACTGGATTGTTCGCTATGTTTTCATTGATGAGTGCCAGAGTGGTGGAACCGTTGAGAGGCCGAAGTTCCAGCTTATGCTTGAGAAGGCAGAGAAAGGCGAAATAGACGTCATAGTCTTCTGGAAGCTCGATCGATTCTGCAGGTCATTGGTGGACTTAGTTAACATTGAACGTATGCTGAGAAGCTGGGGTGTTGGATTATGTAGCGTCACAGAGTTCATCGACACAACAACGCCTGTTGGAAGGTTCAATTTTAGGAATATAGCGTCTGTTGCCGAGCTGGAGAGGGAGCTTATTGGCGAGCGAGCGAGGCTCGGCCTACACGCCCTAGCGCGGGAGCTAAAGTGGCCTAACCCGCATCCACCTCTAGGCTACGATAAAGCGGAGGATGGTAGGCTAGTGGTAAACGCTGAAGAGGCCGAGCTTGTGCGAAGGATATTCAAGATGTATCTTGAGGAAGAATCCATGGCGCAGGTTGCCTACCGATTGAACGCGGAAGGTGTTAAAACTAAGAGGGGTGGCGAGTGGACTGCGAGGACTGTGAGAGACATATTAACAAACGGGCTATACGTGGGGAATTATAGAGTTGCCGGCATAAACCAGCATGTTGCTGAATACGCTATAATCGATAAGGACCTGTTTGATAGAGCACAACATGTTAGGCTAAGGTTTAGAAGAGGAGAGGGGAAGAGGCCTCCCATGCCCCCGGATAGAAAGGCTGCGAAGGTCGAGAGGTTCATCCAGAAGGTTCGTGAGACTCTTAGAAAAGTTGGAGTTCTAGGTCTTGGAGGTGATTAG
- a CDS encoding tyrosine-type recombinase/integrase: MPPILKSTSSFVVEMYDIHDYHKRVESAKRRLRSLPYSELLLDFIDHLQALGLSKGRIAKYANHLCTLFKACPFDPRHASRKSVERVIAWIESQPYKTSTKDDLRLVVRKVVQYAKCGSCAKKTPVPPEVAWFSVRSRDDKDSRVRPESLLTIDEVKAMMAAAENERDRAMISILFEAALRPSELLSMKVGSVSFNSQYCLITAVGKTGLKRIPLVASFKPLLEWLQKHPLKGDVNAPLWVALGNNSKNGKVSYYYLRKLIKKLAEKAGVKKDVWPYLFRHTTLTNLAKVFTESRLEHFAGWVQGSRMARRYVHFSARDIEDAVLELHGIRKKDETDGVLRAVECPRCRERNSPDSVRCSFCGYILDARLAFETEEKRVERLEDILKRLERLEQMVYSFLGGKGEPLQQQ; the protein is encoded by the coding sequence ATGCCCCCGATTTTAAAGTCTACAAGCTCCTTTGTAGTTGAGATGTACGATATACATGATTACCATAAGAGGGTTGAGAGTGCTAAGCGAAGGCTGAGGAGCCTGCCATATTCGGAGCTGTTGTTGGACTTCATCGATCACTTGCAAGCCTTAGGTCTATCTAAAGGTAGGATTGCGAAGTATGCCAATCACCTGTGCACCCTATTTAAGGCATGCCCATTTGATCCTCGCCACGCCTCGAGGAAGAGCGTTGAACGGGTTATTGCGTGGATAGAGAGTCAGCCGTATAAAACTTCGACTAAGGATGACTTGAGGCTTGTTGTGAGGAAGGTTGTTCAATATGCTAAATGTGGGAGTTGTGCTAAGAAAACGCCTGTACCTCCTGAAGTAGCGTGGTTCAGCGTTAGAAGCAGAGACGATAAGGATTCAAGGGTTAGGCCTGAATCGCTGCTAACGATTGATGAGGTGAAGGCGATGATGGCTGCTGCTGAGAACGAACGCGACAGAGCCATGATATCGATCCTTTTCGAGGCAGCCCTCAGGCCTAGTGAACTGTTGTCCATGAAGGTTGGAAGCGTATCCTTCAACAGCCAATACTGCCTCATAACAGCTGTTGGCAAAACAGGGTTAAAGCGCATACCGCTTGTCGCAAGCTTCAAACCCTTGCTGGAATGGCTGCAGAAGCACCCGCTGAAAGGCGACGTCAACGCCCCATTGTGGGTTGCGCTTGGAAACAACTCGAAGAATGGTAAGGTAAGCTATTATTACCTGAGGAAGCTCATTAAAAAATTGGCGGAAAAGGCTGGTGTGAAAAAAGATGTTTGGCCGTACCTTTTCCGCCACACAACACTCACAAACCTCGCTAAGGTATTTACGGAATCGAGGCTTGAGCACTTCGCCGGATGGGTTCAGGGATCCCGCATGGCAAGGCGGTACGTCCACTTCTCAGCAAGAGACATTGAGGATGCCGTGCTGGAACTGCATGGAATAAGGAAGAAGGACGAGACGGACGGTGTATTAAGGGCTGTGGAATGTCCACGATGTAGAGAAAGAAATTCGCCCGACAGCGTCCGATGCAGCTTCTGCGGCTACATTCTAGACGCAAGGCTAGCATTTGAAACGGAAGAAAAAAGGGTGGAAAGGTTGGAGGATATCCTCAAGCGCTTGGAGAGGCTTGAGCAGATGGTTTATTCTTTTCTAGGCGGGAAAGGCGAACCTCTTCAGCAACAATAG
- a CDS encoding M42 family metallopeptidase has translation MAVVETLEKLSNACGVAGREDEVRKIMRDLLKPYVDEISEDKLGNVIGIKKGEKNAPKVMLAAHMDEIGLFVKTISKDGFLQFTKIGGIDDRILLAQKVIVHTEKGPLRGVVGSKPPHIQKEEERKKVLTYDELFIDIGAENQEEAKKMGVKIGDPVSFEVTFAKLGSDVVMGKAFDDRVGCAVMVETMKMLKETECTIYAVGTVQEEVGLRGATVAAFGIYPDVGIAIDVTVAGDVPGVKEVEAPIKLRKGPAIEISDMGLITHPKVLRLLVEAAEKNDIPYQLETGLPGSTDAARIALTREGVPSGVISVPTRYIHSPTSIASIKDLENTIRLTVAAVEKIPKYF, from the coding sequence GTGGCTGTTGTTGAAACTCTGGAAAAACTTTCAAACGCTTGCGGAGTGGCTGGAAGGGAAGACGAAGTTAGAAAAATAATGAGGGATTTGCTGAAGCCATATGTGGATGAGATTTCGGAAGACAAGCTTGGAAATGTAATAGGCATAAAAAAGGGCGAGAAGAACGCGCCGAAAGTCATGCTGGCCGCCCACATGGATGAAATTGGGCTTTTCGTGAAAACAATCTCCAAAGACGGCTTTTTACAATTCACGAAGATAGGCGGGATAGACGACCGCATTTTGCTGGCGCAAAAAGTGATAGTTCATACAGAGAAAGGCCCGTTACGTGGGGTTGTTGGCTCTAAACCACCACACATACAGAAGGAGGAGGAACGCAAAAAAGTGTTAACTTACGATGAGCTTTTCATAGACATCGGTGCAGAAAATCAGGAAGAAGCCAAAAAGATGGGCGTAAAAATAGGCGACCCCGTGAGCTTTGAAGTAACATTTGCTAAATTGGGGAGCGACGTTGTTATGGGGAAGGCTTTCGACGACCGTGTGGGCTGTGCGGTTATGGTTGAAACTATGAAAATGTTGAAGGAAACAGAATGCACCATCTACGCCGTTGGAACAGTGCAGGAAGAAGTTGGTCTGAGAGGAGCCACAGTGGCTGCCTTCGGCATATACCCAGATGTTGGAATAGCTATCGACGTGACAGTGGCCGGCGACGTCCCGGGCGTAAAAGAGGTGGAAGCCCCAATAAAGTTGCGTAAAGGTCCAGCAATAGAAATTTCAGATATGGGGTTGATTACGCATCCAAAAGTTCTGCGGCTTTTAGTAGAGGCCGCTGAAAAAAATGATATCCCCTATCAGCTTGAGACGGGGTTGCCTGGTTCAACCGACGCTGCCCGCATAGCACTAACAAGAGAGGGGGTTCCAAGCGGAGTTATATCGGTACCCACACGTTACATTCATAGCCCAACATCCATTGCAAGCATAAAAGATTTAGAAAACACCATAAGACTAACAGTGGCCGCTGTAGAGAAAATTCCAAAGTATTTCTAA
- a CDS encoding archease: protein MKDGKGYTFLEHMADAYIAAYGQDLTEAFENAAVAMFDVMTDVEKVKPQIEDYIEVSAGDEYALLYNWLESLLVKAEVDGMLYSRFKILELSRSDGIFRIKAKILGEKFNPEKHVQKVGVKAVTYHQMEIIKGKDKVTVKFILDI from the coding sequence ATGAAGGATGGAAAAGGCTACACTTTCTTGGAACATATGGCGGACGCATATATAGCAGCCTACGGACAGGACTTGACTGAGGCTTTTGAAAATGCTGCTGTTGCCATGTTTGACGTTATGACTGATGTGGAAAAAGTGAAACCGCAAATTGAAGATTACATTGAGGTTTCAGCCGGTGATGAATACGCCCTACTCTATAATTGGCTTGAGTCGCTTCTCGTCAAGGCGGAAGTCGACGGCATGCTTTACTCAAGGTTTAAAATCTTAGAATTAAGCAGGAGCGACGGCATTTTCAGAATTAAAGCCAAGATTTTGGGTGAAAAATTTAACCCTGAAAAACACGTGCAGAAGGTTGGTGTTAAAGCCGTTACTTATCATCAAATGGAAATCATAAAAGGGAAGGATAAAGTTACTGTAAAATTTATTCTTGACATTTAA